Proteins from one Mycobacterium adipatum genomic window:
- a CDS encoding 3-methyladenine DNA glycosylase, with protein MATVLPEADWLAREAAHQQRVHRFTAPHQHRAQRGEPHPVWDFLFTYYSLRPRQLRRWHPGFGIYLDGPAAGRFATRPGYDRVDGAATVTDTALASRRPTVSFIAELLSATADRAPRFNCFGLHEWAMVYRSPEVRHGQVPLRLGAPGTDAVVDAMPLRCSHFDAFRFFTPAAAELNGEQLRRDTQLATEQPGCIHAAMDLYKWAYKLGPLVPSELVMDCLDLAADARAIDMRASPYDLTDYGFAPITIETAAGRAEYVKAQQGITERAAPLRAELARRCELLLTRSTAGSPAVTGG; from the coding sequence ATGGCCACGGTCCTGCCCGAAGCGGACTGGCTGGCCCGCGAGGCCGCGCACCAGCAGCGGGTGCACCGGTTCACCGCACCGCACCAGCACCGCGCGCAACGGGGCGAACCGCACCCGGTGTGGGATTTCCTGTTCACCTACTACAGCCTGCGTCCCCGCCAGTTGCGGCGCTGGCACCCGGGCTTCGGGATCTATCTGGACGGGCCGGCGGCCGGACGCTTCGCCACCCGCCCCGGTTATGACCGTGTCGACGGCGCGGCGACGGTGACCGACACCGCACTGGCGTCGCGGCGCCCCACCGTGTCCTTCATCGCGGAGCTGCTGTCGGCCACGGCCGACCGGGCGCCACGCTTCAACTGTTTCGGGCTGCACGAGTGGGCGATGGTCTACCGGTCCCCCGAGGTGCGCCACGGTCAGGTGCCGCTGCGACTCGGGGCGCCGGGCACCGATGCAGTCGTCGATGCGATGCCGTTGCGGTGCAGCCATTTCGACGCGTTCAGGTTCTTCACCCCGGCCGCCGCCGAGCTCAACGGTGAGCAGTTGCGCCGCGACACCCAGCTGGCGACCGAGCAGCCGGGGTGCATTCACGCGGCGATGGACTTGTACAAATGGGCCTACAAACTGGGTCCGTTGGTGCCCTCGGAACTGGTGATGGACTGTCTGGACCTGGCCGCCGACGCCCGTGCCATCGATATGCGTGCCAGCCCATACGACCTGACCGACTACGGATTTGCGCCGATTACCATCGAGACCGCGGCCGGGCGCGCCGAGTACGTCAAGGCCCAGCAGGGCATCACCGAACGGGCCGCGCCGTTGCGCGCAGAACTGGCTCGCCGGTGTGAGCTGCTGCTCACCAGGTCCACCGCGGGGTCGCCGGCAGTTACCGGCGGGTAA